The genomic DNA GCGGCGGAAATACTATCAAAAAGACGAGGCCTATAGGCAGAGCGATGAACGCCGCCAAGATGCGCATGGTCGTCACGCTCTGAACTTTGTAACTCTTACAATTGGGGCATTGTTTTTGATTGTTGTTCATTTTTATCTTGTTTTTTGGTGTTATAAGCCGACCGCATTAGCTCCGTACTCGGCTTGCGCTTGTGTGAATTTCTCGTACACCAACTGTTCAATCAAACCACCACGCGAGTAAGCTGAGTACTCCATGTACTGTTTAGCTTTTTTGGCCGCTTGTTCATTCCAGTTAGCACCAGAATTATCTGTGCCGTAAACCGCATCAGCATGAGAGAACTGCTCGTACTCCAGTTGAGCAACCAATCCATCACGGGAATAAGCTGAGTACCCCAAATAAGCGGTGGCTTTTCTAACGGCATTTCTTTGACTAACTGTCTCGTTGCTGGTTGTTGGAGCCGGAGCGGGTTGCTGCGCTGGGGCTGGAGTAGGTGCCGGTTTAGCGGCAGGTTGCGGTACAGGCACCCTTTGAGCACCCGTACTTGGCCCCTGTGTCGCATTGTTTGCCCTTGTGTCGGGCTTAGCAGAGGTGTTCGAGGTATCAGCCACTTCTTGCACTTTTGGGGCAACGTTGATCGCCGTAGAGGACTCGGGCACATCGGGAGTTGAGATAGCAAAAAGTATGAAAAAAATAACCGCCGCCCCGCCAAATACTTTGCCGGCCATTTTGCGCGACGACACTCGCACCCACTGAGGTCGGAAAAGACCAATGACAAGTCCTACAAAAGAAAGAAATAAAAATACTGCAAATAGATTATCCATGAATTCCACGGTTAGTTGTTAAAGCAACTGTTGGTGGAACTCTTGACGCAAAGAGCCCGCCACGGAGCTACGGCTTGCGCCGTACGTATCCGTTTCCAGATACGGCAGGTAATGCGACCCCATGACGGGTTCTTTACGCATTACCTGACTCCGCAACCATGCCGCCGAGAAAATCTCGAGGGTTTAGGTCGTGCCCTTTCGGGCTATTCAGTTGTCTTACTAGAATAGCATATAAGTGTGGAAAAATGCCAGATTGCTCTGTCAACGAAAGTAAAGTATCATAAAATACATGCGGAAGCTGGATCGAAAGGATTTTTATACTGCTAAGGAAATCGCAGAGCTTTTTTCAATGAATGTGATGACTATCTATCGCTACATCAAGGCCGGAAAGCTCAAGGCACATAAAATCGGTAAGGAGTTTCGAATCAGTCGAGCCGAATTTGATCGCTTTCTCAAAGCAACAAGTACAAAATAATTATGGCTAAAAAAATTAATTACGACGACTGGTCCAAGGATGAGCTGATCAAAGAGATCACGCGAATCAAGGAAACAACATACGGCCTTGTCTGGCATCGTGATTTGCCCGAGGAGAAAATCGACGTTCTCATAAACCCAGACGCGCGGACTCCCAGCGAGATGTTTCCAAATGAGATGGCGGGCAAACCATTTCCGGTCCTGAAAGAAGTGGCGTCGAAAGTAATAGAAACGGCTGACTCAAAACAAACGAACCTCATCATTGAGGGAGACAATTACCACTCGCTTGCCGTTTTGAATTTCACACACCAAGCCGCCATCGACTTAATCTATATCGATCCACCGTATAACACCGGCAACAAGGACTTCACATATAACGATACTCTAGTCGACAAAGAGGATCCATTCAGGCACAGCAAATGGCTTGCTTTTATGGAAAGGCGGTTGAAGTTATCTAAGAACCTGCTTACACAAAAGGGTGTCATTTTTATGAGCATCGACGAGAACGAATTTGCTCAGCTAAAAATGCTGGCGGACGAGATTTTCGACGAACGCAACTATGTTATGGATGTCATTTGGAATTCGAGAAAATCCGTCTCCAGTGACGCAATCATATCTCTTAACCATAACCATACGCTGGTCTATGCAAAGGATATGGAGTTTCTACGCGAGCAAATTAGAAAGGGTGGCCGATTTAAGCTCCCCACTAATGAAGAGAAGTTCTCAAACCCTGACAACGATCCGCGTGGTGCATGGACGGCGGACCCGTTTGAAGCGGCTGGTGTCCGGAAAAACCTGTCTTACACAATCACCAATCCGAACACAGGCGAGAAGTACCTGCCTGTAAAAGGACGTCATTGGGCTGTTCTTGAATCGGAATACCAGCGTTTGCTCAAAGACA from bacterium includes the following:
- a CDS encoding Ltp family lipoprotein, with translation MDNLFAVFLFLSFVGLVIGLFRPQWVRVSSRKMAGKVFGGAAVIFFILFAISTPDVPESSTAINVAPKVQEVADTSNTSAKPDTRANNATQGPSTGAQRVPVPQPAAKPAPTPAPAQQPAPAPTTSNETVSQRNAVRKATAYLGYSAYSRDGLVAQLEYEQFSHADAVYGTDNSGANWNEQAAKKAKQYMEYSAYSRGGLIEQLVYEKFTQAQAEYGANAVGL
- a CDS encoding helix-turn-helix domain-containing protein — encoded protein: MRKLDRKDFYTAKEIAELFSMNVMTIYRYIKAGKLKAHKIGKEFRISRAEFDRFLKATSTK
- a CDS encoding site-specific DNA-methyltransferase, with amino-acid sequence MAKKINYDDWSKDELIKEITRIKETTYGLVWHRDLPEEKIDVLINPDARTPSEMFPNEMAGKPFPVLKEVASKVIETADSKQTNLIIEGDNYHSLAVLNFTHQAAIDLIYIDPPYNTGNKDFTYNDTLVDKEDPFRHSKWLAFMERRLKLSKNLLTQKGVIFMSIDENEFAQLKMLADEIFDERNYVMDVIWNSRKSVSSDAIISLNHNHTLVYAKDMEFLREQIRKGGRFKLPTNEEKFSNPDNDPRGAWTADPFEAAGVRKNLSYTITNPNTGEKYLPVKGRHWAVLESEYQRLLKDNRMVFGKSGNGKPQRKRFLSEAMEKGLTPKSIWDDVGTTTNGTQELEEILGEKKFSNPKPVSLIKRILELATDKNSVVLDFMAGSGTTGHAVLALNKEDGGNRRFVLCTNNENDICTDVCYPRIKKVIKGYTSTKGEKINGLGGNLKYYTCDFVEAEPSDKNKRKLVNESTDMLCIREAAFDLVKEGDDFKIFKNSDKYLGIVFHEDAIDDYKKVIKKIDGQFNTYVFSLGDEPHEKEFEDVKSKVTLCAIPDVILKVYREIFK